One part of the Schistocerca piceifrons isolate TAMUIC-IGC-003096 chromosome 7, iqSchPice1.1, whole genome shotgun sequence genome encodes these proteins:
- the LOC124805215 gene encoding nucleosome assembly protein 1;2-like, with protein sequence MKASLVLLIAGVLLVAYCTPFAVADDEEEPVDEAAENRDADDDGTDGSADDDADDSGDEESLSGESRRAAKGAHARAGHMKHARAGSRHIASRAGSRPHARSGAARRAAHSK encoded by the exons ATGAAGGCGTCCCTTGTCCTGCTGATCGCTGGAGTGTTACTCGTGGCGTACTGCACGCCGTTCGCTGTTGCAGACGATGAAGAGGAACCGGTGGATGAAGCAGCCGAGAACAGAGACGCTGATGACGACGGCACCGACGGCTCAGCAGACGATGACGCCGACGACAGCGGTGATGAGGAGAGTCTAAGTGGAGAGAGCAGGCGGGCAGCCAAAG GTGCTCACGCCCGGGCCGGCCACATGAAACATGCACGTGCAGGCAGCCGACACATTGCGTCCAGAGCTGGAAGCAGACCCCATGCCAGGTCAGGCGCCGCCCGCAGAGCTGCACACAGCAAGTAG